From the Anaeromyxobacter dehalogenans 2CP-1 genome, the window GGGCCTGGCCTCCAGCACCGCCTTCTTGAACGCCATCGAGCCCGCGACCTGGAACGCCATGTCGGAGCTGTCCACGTCGTGGTAGCTGCCGAACACCAGCCGGGCCCGGAAGTCCACCACCGGGTAGCCCGCCAGCGGGCCCGAGGAGAGCGCGCCGCGGATGCCCTTCTCCACCGACGGGATGAACTGGCGGGGGATGACGCCGCCGACGATCGCGTCCTCGAACTCGAAGCCCTCGCCGCGGGCCCTGGGCTGCAGCTCGACGTGCGCGTCGCCGTACTGGCCGTGGCCGCCGGTCTGCCGCTTGAACTTGCCCTGCGCCTTGGCGGCCGCGGTGATCGTCTCGAGGTAGGCCGGGCTGGGCGGGGTGAGCGTGATCTCCACGCCGTGCTTGCGCTTGGCGCGCTCCACCGTGACGTCGAGGTGCGCCTGGCCCATGCCCTGGAGGAGCATCTCGCCGGTCTCGGTCGAGCGCGTCAGCTCGAGCGACGGGTCCTCCTCGATGATCTTCTGGAGCGCCGCGGCCGCCTTGTCGTCACCGGCCTTGGCGTGCACCGCGTAGGACACCGGCCGCACGTGCTGCGCGAACGGCGGCAGCGCGAGGGGCACGTCGCGATCGCAGAGCGTGTCGCCCGTGTGCGCGTCCTTGAGCTTCACCAGCACCACGAAGTCGCCCGGCTCCGCCTCGTTCACCTCGACCGTCTGCGCGCCGTCGGTCCGGTACAGGTGGCCGATGCGCTCCTCGGTGCGCGTCCGCGGGTTCACCACGGTGGCGTCGGCCCGGAGCGTGCCGGAGAACACCCGCAGGTAGTCGATGCGCCCGGCGAAGTGGTCGATGGTGGTCTTGAACACCTGGCCCGAGAACGGCGCGTCGGGCGCGGCGCTGCGCACGGTCTCCTTGCCGGCGGGGTCCCTGCCCTTCACGGCCCGCGCCTCGGGCCCCGGCAGGATCCGCACGGCCAGGTCGAGCAGCTCGCGCACGCCCACGCCGGACTTCGCGCCGGCGCAGGCCACCGGCAGGAAGCGCTGCGCCGCCGCGCCGGCGGCCAGGCCGCGCAGGATCTCCTCCTCCGCGAGCGGCGCGCCGTCCAGGTACTTCCCGAGCAGCTCGTCGTCCGACTCGGCCGCCGCCTCCACCATCGCGGTGCGCAGGCGCTCCGCCTCCTCGCGCGCCTCGGCGGGGATCTCCGCCTCGGTCCACTGACCGAAGCCCTTCCCGTCCCAGGCGTGGAGCTTCATCGAGACGAGATCGGCGAGCCCCTTGACCCGCTCCGGCCCGAACACCGGCAGCTGCAGCGGGATGGCCTTCACCTTCAGCGAGCTCTCGATGTCCTCGAGCGCCTCGTGGAAGTCGGCCTGCTCGTGGTCGAGCCGGGTGATCACCGCGAACGCGGGGCGACCGGACTCGGCCAGCACGTCGTAGGTCCGCTCGGCGCGGTTGTGCGCGCCGTCCGCCGCGGAGATGGCCAGGATGGCGCCGTCGGTGACCTGCAGCGCCCACTCCACCTCGGTGAGGAACGCGGCGAAGCCGGGGCAGTCGAGCACGTGGAACGACCGGCCGTCCTCCTCGAAGCTCTCCGGGTGGAGCGACAGCGTGAAGTTGCGCTTCTTCTCCTCGGGCTCGGCGTCCAGGCGGGCCGTCGAGCCGTCGGGCGCGGCGCGCTTCGCGTCGGCGACGCGCAGCAGCGCCTCGACGAGCGCGGTCTTCCCGGCGCCGTCGGCGCCGAGCATCGAGAAGGTGCGGATCACGCGGGGGTTCGCCATGGCGTCGGTCTCCATCAGCCCGTCGCGCCGGAGCGTGCGGGGCGTGAGGTTCGCTGCCCGGAAGCCGGCACCTGGAGGCGCCGGCGGCGTCGGCCTAGCATGCTACGGGTCCCCCCGCCCGCGCCACGGCTTCTTTCGCAGCGCGCGGGCGCGCGCGGCCGGCCCGCCCGGACCCGCCCCGCGCGGCCGTCGCCGCGCGCCCCGCCCGCGGCCGGACGCCGCAGCGCGGCGGCGATCAGCGCCCCTCGCCCGCCGCGAGCTCCGGGAAGTCCTCCTGCCAGAACTCGAGCGGGCCCCGGGGCGCCGAGGGCGCCCGCGCCTGCTCGCGGCGCCGCAGCTCGACGCGCCGGATCTTGCCCGACACCGTCTTGGGCAGCTCGGAGAACTCGACGCGGCGGATGCGCTTGTACGGGGCCAGGCGGCGCCGCAGGAACCGGAAGATCTCGAGCGCCAGCTCGCGGTCCGGGGTGCGCCCCGGCTTCAGGATGATGAACGCCTTGGGCAGGAGCCCGCGCACCGCGTCCGGGCTCGGCACCACCGCCGCCTCGGCCACCGCGTCGTGCTCGATGAGCGCGCTCTCCAGCTCGAACGGGCTGATCCGGTAGTCCGAGCTCTTGAAGACGTCGTCGGAGCGCCCGACGTAGGTGATGTAGCCCTCCTCGTCGCGCGTGGCGACGTCGCCGGTGTGGTAGTGCCCGTGCCGGGTGACGAAGTCGTTCAGGTTCGCGTCGCCCTCGTAGCCCGCCATGAGCGAGGCCGGCCGGGCCTCGAGGTCGATGCAGATCTCGCCCTCCTCCGGCGCGGGGCGCCCCTCCTCGTCGAGCAGCGCGATCCTGTAGCCGGGGAGCGGCCGGCCCATGGACCCGGGCTTCAGCGGCTGGCCGGGCGAGTTGCCGATCTGGCAGGTGGTCTCGGTCTGTCCGTAGCCGTCGCGGATGGTGATGCCCCAGGCCTGGCGCACCTTCTCGATCACCTCGGGGTTGAGCGGCTCGCCGGCGCTGAGCAGCTCGCGGAGCTTCACCGGGTGCTTCGCCAGGTCCTCGAGGATCAGCATGCGCCACACGGTGGGCGGCGCGCACAGGGTGGTGATCTGGTGGCGCGCCAGCACCTCCAGCGTGCGGGCGGCGCTGAACCGGGCGTAGTTGTAGACGCAGACCGTCGCGCCCGCGTTGAACGGCGCGAAGAAGCTCGACCAGGCGTGCTTCGCCCAGCCCGGGGACGAGACGTTGAGGTGCTTGTCGCCCTCGCGGAGGCCGATCCAGTACATCGTGGAGAGGTGGCCGACCGGGTAGCTCTTGTGCGTGTGCACCACCAGCTTCGGCTTCGCGGTGGTGCCGCTCGTGAAGTAGAGCAGCACCGGGTCGGAGGCCAGCGTCTCGCCGTGGGGCAGGAAGAACGAGCCCTCGTCGTAGGCGTCCTCGTACTGCATCCAGCCCGGCACCGCCTCGCCCACCACGTGCCGCGTGAAGCTCCCGTTCACCACCCGGAACTTCTCGGTGCCGGCCGCGTCGGTGATGACGTGCCCCACCCGCCCCCGCTCGATGCGGTCCTGGACGTCCTCGGGCGTGAGCAGCGACGTGGCGGGGATGACGCACGCCCCCAGCTTCATCGAGGCGAGCATCACCTCCCAGATCTGCACGCAGTTCGGCAGCATCATCAGCACGCGGTGCCCGCGCTCCACGCCGTGGCGGCGCAGGTAGGTCGCCACGCGGTTGGAGCGCTCGGCCAGCTCGACGTAGGAGAGCCGGAGCTCGGCGCCGTAGTCCTCGATGATGTGCAGCGCGGTGCGGCCGTTGCCGTCCGCGATCATGTCGAACCAGTCCAGCGCCCAGTTGAACCGGTCGAGCACCGGCCAGCGGAACTCGCGGTACGCGGTCTCGTAATCCTCGCGGTGGGTGACCAGGAAGTCGCGGGCGCGGCGGAAGACGTCGGTCGACGACATGCGGGCTCCTCGCTGTGGGGTCGATCGAGTGTGCCAGCGACCCGCGAGGTGCGCGCGAGGGCGCAGCGCCGCCGCCCCGAGCGGGATCCTGGCGCAGTGCGGCACGGATCACTCCTTGGGGTTGACCTCCCGGGCGCTCGACGGTGGATCTTGCGGACGGTGCAGGGCGGTTCTTAC encodes:
- a CDS encoding elongation factor G translates to MANPRVIRTFSMLGADGAGKTALVEALLRVADAKRAAPDGSTARLDAEPEEKKRNFTLSLHPESFEEDGRSFHVLDCPGFAAFLTEVEWALQVTDGAILAISAADGAHNRAERTYDVLAESGRPAFAVITRLDHEQADFHEALEDIESSLKVKAIPLQLPVFGPERVKGLADLVSMKLHAWDGKGFGQWTEAEIPAEAREEAERLRTAMVEAAAESDDELLGKYLDGAPLAEEEILRGLAAGAAAQRFLPVACAGAKSGVGVRELLDLAVRILPGPEARAVKGRDPAGKETVRSAAPDAPFSGQVFKTTIDHFAGRIDYLRVFSGTLRADATVVNPRTRTEERIGHLYRTDGAQTVEVNEAEPGDFVVLVKLKDAHTGDTLCDRDVPLALPPFAQHVRPVSYAVHAKAGDDKAAAALQKIIEEDPSLELTRSTETGEMLLQGMGQAHLDVTVERAKRKHGVEITLTPPSPAYLETITAAAKAQGKFKRQTGGHGQYGDAHVELQPRARGEGFEFEDAIVGGVIPRQFIPSVEKGIRGALSSGPLAGYPVVDFRARLVFGSYHDVDSSDMAFQVAGSMAFKKAVLEARPILLEPIMKLEVRVPEEYVGAVMGDLNSRRAKVQGLEPLARGVLIRATCPHAEAMSYDADLRSLTQGVGYFTMEPSHHDPVPPHIAQKIIEKRRAEGKVKGVEEEK
- a CDS encoding AMP-binding protein — protein: MSSTDVFRRARDFLVTHREDYETAYREFRWPVLDRFNWALDWFDMIADGNGRTALHIIEDYGAELRLSYVELAERSNRVATYLRRHGVERGHRVLMMLPNCVQIWEVMLASMKLGACVIPATSLLTPEDVQDRIERGRVGHVITDAAGTEKFRVVNGSFTRHVVGEAVPGWMQYEDAYDEGSFFLPHGETLASDPVLLYFTSGTTAKPKLVVHTHKSYPVGHLSTMYWIGLREGDKHLNVSSPGWAKHAWSSFFAPFNAGATVCVYNYARFSAARTLEVLARHQITTLCAPPTVWRMLILEDLAKHPVKLRELLSAGEPLNPEVIEKVRQAWGITIRDGYGQTETTCQIGNSPGQPLKPGSMGRPLPGYRIALLDEEGRPAPEEGEICIDLEARPASLMAGYEGDANLNDFVTRHGHYHTGDVATRDEEGYITYVGRSDDVFKSSDYRISPFELESALIEHDAVAEAAVVPSPDAVRGLLPKAFIILKPGRTPDRELALEIFRFLRRRLAPYKRIRRVEFSELPKTVSGKIRRVELRRREQARAPSAPRGPLEFWQEDFPELAAGEGR